From Variovorax sp. J2L1-78, the proteins below share one genomic window:
- a CDS encoding plasmid stabilization protein: MPRGDKSSYTDKQRRQTEHIEEGYEKRGVSKPEAERRAYATVNAESGGGKKSGSGRGRPLNHAPSRKGGHAGGAASGRRTAAERSESAKKAAATRRRNAEKAS, encoded by the coding sequence ATGCCAAGAGGTGACAAGTCGTCCTACACGGACAAGCAAAGACGCCAGACGGAACACATCGAGGAAGGCTACGAGAAGCGCGGCGTTTCCAAGCCCGAAGCCGAGCGACGCGCCTACGCGACCGTCAACGCCGAGAGTGGTGGTGGCAAGAAGAGCGGCTCCGGTCGCGGCCGCCCGCTGAACCACGCACCATCGCGCAAGGGCGGACATGCGGGTGGCGCGGCATCGGGCCGCCGCACGGCTGCCGAGCGATCCGAATCCGCCAAGAAGGCCGCGGCCACACGCCGGCGCAACGCAGAGAAAGCGAGCTGA
- a CDS encoding DUF4113 domain-containing protein: MQSASIEAWRKLLTTTLESARFNEANKKLWTSISVILWMEECPLLAEFCGTGERPVLAEFCRAGEHPVLPLKAAGRTMPQGTFDALNTRYGRGSIQLASAGVGGSDRTWTMKQELKTPNYTTCWKDLPRARA, encoded by the coding sequence GTGCAATCTGCGTCAATTGAAGCCTGGCGCAAACTGCTCACCACTACGCTCGAAAGTGCACGCTTCAACGAGGCCAACAAAAAGCTTTGGACTTCGATTTCAGTCATTTTATGGATGGAAGAATGTCCGCTTCTGGCCGAATTTTGCGGCACAGGCGAACGTCCGGTTCTGGCCGAATTCTGCCGCGCAGGCGAACATCCGGTTCTGCCGCTAAAAGCGGCCGGTCGCACGATGCCCCAGGGCACGTTCGATGCCCTGAACACGCGCTACGGCCGCGGGTCGATCCAGCTGGCCAGCGCCGGCGTTGGTGGGTCCGATCGGACTTGGACGATGAAGCAGGAGCTGAAGACGCCCAACTACACGACGTGCTGGAAGGATCTGCCGCGAGCGCGCGCTTAA
- a CDS encoding DUF1810 domain-containing protein has translation MNETTFDPSRFLQAQEMVYADVLEELRAGRKRSHWMWFIFPQLAVLGQSSTARFYGLAGKSDAQAYVNHAVLGGRLRECSGLVMTIQGRTVNQILGSPDDLKLCSCMTLFEAALPEEPIFGSVLDRLYDGTRDRLTLDFLRRSD, from the coding sequence ATGAACGAGACCACATTCGACCCGTCGCGCTTCTTGCAAGCTCAGGAAATGGTCTACGCCGACGTGCTGGAGGAACTGAGGGCGGGAAGAAAACGCAGCCACTGGATGTGGTTCATCTTTCCACAGCTTGCCGTACTGGGTCAGAGTTCGACCGCCCGCTTCTACGGGCTTGCCGGCAAATCGGACGCACAGGCATACGTCAATCACGCGGTGCTTGGCGGACGACTTCGGGAGTGCAGCGGGCTCGTCATGACCATTCAAGGACGCACGGTGAACCAAATTCTGGGCTCTCCAGACGACCTGAAACTGTGCTCATGCATGACCTTGTTCGAGGCGGCTTTGCCTGAGGAGCCAATCTTTGGCTCAGTCCTAGACCGGCTTTACGATGGAACGCGCGACAGATTGACGCTCGACTTCTTGCGTAGATCGGACTGA
- a CDS encoding SDR family oxidoreductase codes for MAERRAVLVIGAGDATGGAIAKRFAREGYVACVTRRSLDKLQPLLESIRAEGGEAHGFGSDARKEDEMVALIHKIETDIAPIEAAIFNIGANVRFGIAETTARVYFKVWEMACFGGFLMGREAAKVMVPRGRGTIIFTGATASLRGREGYAAFAGAKHALRALAQSMARELWPKGIHVAHPVVDGAIDTEFIRTQFPDRYASREHDGIVQPEHIADLYWQLHMQPRDAWTHEPDIRPWLETW; via the coding sequence ATGGCAGAAAGAAGGGCCGTTCTGGTCATCGGTGCTGGCGACGCAACGGGCGGTGCGATCGCCAAGCGCTTTGCGCGCGAAGGCTATGTGGCTTGTGTCACCCGTCGAAGCCTTGACAAGCTTCAGCCCCTGCTCGAGTCGATCCGCGCCGAAGGCGGCGAAGCGCACGGCTTCGGCAGTGACGCACGCAAGGAAGACGAGATGGTCGCCTTGATCCACAAGATCGAGACCGACATCGCGCCCATCGAAGCGGCCATTTTCAACATAGGTGCTAACGTGCGCTTCGGCATCGCCGAGACCACGGCGCGCGTCTATTTCAAGGTCTGGGAGATGGCCTGCTTCGGCGGCTTCCTGATGGGCCGTGAAGCAGCCAAGGTGATGGTGCCGCGCGGCCGCGGCACCATTATCTTCACGGGGGCCACTGCGAGCTTGCGTGGTCGGGAGGGTTACGCCGCCTTCGCCGGCGCTAAACATGCGTTGCGCGCACTTGCGCAGAGCATGGCACGCGAGCTATGGCCCAAAGGCATCCATGTGGCTCATCCGGTGGTCGATGGCGCCATCGACACCGAGTTCATCCGAACCCAGTTTCCGGACCGCTATGCGAGTCGCGAGCACGATGGCATCGTGCAGCCGGAGCACATTGCCGACCTCTACTGGCAGTTGCACATGCAGCCACGTGACGCGTGGACGCACGAACCAGACATTCGTCCCTGGCTGGAGACCTGGTGA
- a CDS encoding GFA family protein yields the protein MHLEGSCHCGSVKLCAESNEFLPFMRCYCSIWRKTTDAAGYAINIGPDNRTMKITGRQHLRVYRAPLDNETRPDPSTDCTSWATPAARGDRAWQRGELRRRTAVRWRSCQSRATGPQACG from the coding sequence ATGCATCTCGAAGGTTCTTGCCACTGCGGCAGCGTCAAGCTCTGTGCCGAGTCGAACGAATTCCTTCCGTTCATGCGCTGCTATTGCTCGATCTGGCGCAAGACCACCGACGCGGCGGGTTATGCGATCAACATCGGCCCGGACAACCGGACGATGAAGATCACCGGCAGACAACATCTGCGTGTCTATCGCGCCCCGCTCGACAACGAGACCCGACCTGATCCATCCACTGACTGCACCTCTTGGGCCACTCCTGCCGCACGTGGAGACCGGGCCTGGCAGCGAGGCGAACTGCGCCGACGTACAGCAGTCCGCTGGCGCAGCTGTCAATCACGCGCGACCGGCCCGCAAGCCTGCGGGTGA
- a CDS encoding GNAT family N-acetyltransferase yields the protein MSYQISSRRTVTWQEFAALMESAGWGEGYDEDLFRRSNSAYPLVVHARSHEGFLLGYVSAFSDGAFTTMLGELVVRPNAQRLGIGRALIGAVEEAFPGIPVYVKALGEAKRFFEACGYRRPTSEMTVMFKKPPLVSA from the coding sequence ATGAGCTACCAAATCTCGTCGCGCCGAACGGTCACTTGGCAAGAGTTCGCTGCATTGATGGAGTCGGCTGGGTGGGGAGAGGGATACGACGAGGATTTGTTTCGACGGTCGAACTCCGCCTACCCGCTGGTCGTGCATGCGCGCTCTCACGAGGGCTTCTTGCTCGGCTACGTCTCTGCGTTCAGCGATGGAGCGTTCACCACGATGTTGGGTGAACTGGTCGTTCGTCCAAACGCCCAGCGCTTGGGCATAGGACGCGCACTCATCGGCGCAGTCGAGGAAGCGTTTCCCGGCATTCCCGTCTACGTAAAGGCCCTGGGAGAAGCCAAGCGATTCTTTGAGGCTTGTGGCTATCGCCGCCCCACGAGCGAGATGACGGTAATGTTCAAGAAGCCGCCGCTGGTTTCAGCCTAG
- a CDS encoding c-type cytochrome, which translates to MQMASIRPYSQYLEGFARGLERVGWLVVAARARAPLAGLDRGERALYQYACNACHTIPGISGSTPAVGPPLAGIARRSKIAGKLVNNPENMIRWLRDPKAVDPLTSMPAMGINERDARDMAAYLSTLN; encoded by the coding sequence ATGCAGATGGCGAGTATCAGGCCCTATTCGCAATACCTCGAAGGCTTCGCGCGCGGCCTCGAGCGTGTCGGCTGGTTGGTGGTGGCGGCCCGTGCTCGGGCGCCGCTGGCAGGTTTGGACCGGGGCGAGCGCGCCCTGTACCAATACGCCTGCAACGCCTGCCACACCATCCCCGGGATCTCGGGCTCCACGCCCGCGGTCGGGCCGCCACTGGCGGGCATCGCCCGACGGTCGAAGATCGCAGGAAAGCTCGTCAACAACCCCGAAAACATGATCCGTTGGTTGCGCGACCCGAAGGCCGTCGACCCACTCACATCCATGCCGGCCATGGGCATCAACGAGCGGGATGCCAGGGACATGGCTGCCTACCTCTCCACGCTGAACTGA
- a CDS encoding GNAT family N-acetyltransferase, with product MIAAVLQEAAEWLAGDGRALWSAAEIGHERVLRDVSRELFHVARQGEHVAGVMKFELEDAHFWPEVLAGTSAFVHKLAVRRAWAKKGVSTELLSYARTRAQELGRAHLRLDCVADRRGLRSLYESFGFELHSVVKIGATSFARYQLSTVEL from the coding sequence ATGATTGCCGCTGTTCTACAAGAGGCGGCTGAATGGCTCGCCGGCGACGGTCGAGCTCTTTGGTCAGCAGCCGAAATCGGTCACGAACGCGTCCTGCGGGACGTAAGCAGGGAGCTCTTCCACGTTGCCCGGCAAGGCGAACACGTGGCTGGCGTCATGAAGTTCGAGTTGGAGGACGCCCATTTTTGGCCCGAGGTCCTGGCTGGCACCTCAGCATTTGTTCACAAGCTCGCCGTTCGCCGAGCGTGGGCGAAGAAGGGGGTCTCGACCGAGCTCCTGTCCTATGCGCGGACACGAGCCCAAGAGCTTGGGCGTGCTCACCTTCGCCTGGACTGCGTCGCGGACCGCCGAGGGCTACGAAGTCTCTATGAGAGCTTCGGATTCGAGCTGCATAGCGTGGTAAAGATAGGAGCCACTTCGTTTGCGAGGTATCAACTCTCGACGGTTGAACTGTAG
- a CDS encoding 2-hydroxychromene-2-carboxylate isomerase, translating into MSTGNIADVLEDRIPVRFLFDFGSPNAYISHRLIPQIESRSGAKFEYEPILLGGLFKLSNNRSPAVANADIPNKLSYETRELDRFVERHGLSRFRRNPFFPVNTLQLMRGAIGAQQLGCFEPYVEAVFAGMWERELKMDEPATFAQELRAAGLDADALMGLSQTPEVKRRLLANTEAAHLAGAFGSPTFFVVSEMFFGKDRLRDVEEEVLRIRASTS; encoded by the coding sequence ATGTCTACGGGGAACATCGCCGACGTTTTGGAAGATCGGATTCCGGTTCGCTTCCTGTTCGACTTCGGCAGTCCAAACGCCTACATCAGCCATCGGCTCATCCCGCAGATCGAGTCGCGCAGCGGTGCGAAGTTCGAGTACGAGCCGATCCTGCTGGGTGGGCTTTTCAAGCTCAGCAACAATCGATCGCCCGCCGTGGCGAATGCGGACATTCCGAACAAGCTTTCGTACGAGACCCGAGAACTCGATCGCTTTGTCGAGCGACATGGTTTGAGTCGTTTCCGTCGCAATCCCTTTTTCCCCGTCAATACGCTGCAACTGATGCGAGGGGCGATAGGCGCGCAGCAACTGGGATGTTTCGAACCCTATGTGGAAGCTGTGTTTGCCGGCATGTGGGAACGCGAACTGAAGATGGACGAGCCTGCCACGTTCGCTCAAGAGCTGCGCGCAGCGGGCCTGGACGCGGACGCTCTGATGGGGCTGAGCCAAACGCCCGAGGTCAAGCGTCGTCTGCTCGCAAATACCGAAGCCGCCCATTTGGCCGGGGCGTTCGGGTCGCCGACATTTTTCGTGGTCAGCGAAATGTTCTTCGGCAAAGACCGTTTGCGTGATGTGGAGGAGGAAGTGCTGAGGATTCGCGCAAGCACCAGTTGA
- a CDS encoding TetR/AcrR family transcriptional regulator: MRYDAEHKQRTRLRILRHAAAALRRQGPQDISVGSVMQEAGLTHGGFYAHFPSKDALIEASIAFMFDDSLALWERAAHGKPVADGLASYIDAYLSASHLEAVDNGCPLAALATEAPRMSAMGRQAFTAGINALTALLQEALDQLDAPPPTALATSVLAELVGALTLARIQTDVAQATRILETCRLGLKRRLGLGAAFETRAPRSKRQTP, from the coding sequence ATGCGCTACGACGCAGAACACAAGCAACGGACCCGCCTTCGAATCCTCCGGCACGCGGCAGCAGCGCTACGGCGACAGGGGCCGCAAGACATCAGCGTCGGTTCGGTCATGCAGGAGGCCGGCCTCACGCACGGCGGCTTCTACGCGCATTTCCCGTCGAAGGACGCGTTGATCGAAGCGTCGATTGCTTTCATGTTCGACGACAGCCTCGCGTTGTGGGAGCGAGCGGCACACGGCAAGCCGGTCGCCGACGGGCTCGCCAGCTACATCGACGCTTACCTATCGGCCTCGCATCTAGAAGCTGTGGACAACGGCTGTCCTTTGGCCGCGCTCGCTACCGAAGCGCCGCGCATGTCGGCGATGGGCCGCCAGGCGTTTACGGCCGGGATCAATGCTTTGACGGCTTTGCTCCAAGAGGCCCTGGACCAACTGGACGCGCCACCGCCGACAGCGCTCGCGACGTCGGTACTTGCCGAGTTGGTCGGTGCCCTCACGCTTGCTCGAATCCAGACGGATGTTGCTCAGGCCACACGAATACTCGAAACGTGCAGGCTCGGATTGAAGCGCCGGCTCGGCCTTGGCGCAGCGTTCGAGACCCGCGCACCACGATCAAAGCGCCAGACACCATGA
- a CDS encoding DUF1003 domain-containing protein, with translation MTRKSAPEPVGVTELTHRNIESILCLEDKEKRSKPWLYKAVAKAAAFCGTVAFLWANVAVFAAWIAVNEVFIRVDPYPFTFLLFLVSLEAIFLSVLILISQNMASEVSERRHHLDLQINLLNEREMTALLKLSLRMAEKLKMDDEDLTEIRALTDDTDPGAVLHQIVDAELAHK, from the coding sequence ATGACTCGCAAGAGCGCCCCTGAGCCGGTCGGCGTGACTGAATTGACGCACCGCAACATCGAATCAATTCTTTGTCTAGAGGATAAGGAAAAGCGCTCCAAGCCGTGGCTCTATAAAGCGGTCGCCAAGGCAGCGGCGTTCTGCGGTACCGTGGCCTTTCTTTGGGCCAACGTGGCCGTATTTGCAGCATGGATCGCGGTGAACGAAGTGTTCATTCGTGTCGATCCCTACCCGTTTACCTTTCTGCTCTTCCTGGTTTCTTTGGAAGCCATTTTCCTTTCGGTGTTGATTCTCATCAGCCAGAACATGGCTTCCGAGGTCAGCGAGCGCAGGCACCATTTGGACTTGCAAATCAATCTTCTGAACGAGCGTGAGATGACGGCGCTGCTCAAGCTGTCGCTGCGCATGGCGGAGAAACTGAAGATGGACGATGAGGACCTCACGGAAATCCGTGCCTTGACGGATGACACGGATCCCGGCGCCGTGCTGCACCAGATCGTCGACGCAGAGCTTGCCCACAAGTGA
- a CDS encoding IS3 family transposase (programmed frameshift): MSKQRYPEEFKIEAVKQITERGHKVADVSARLGVSQHSLYQWIKARQMSPNQHQAQGSQADEMRRLKAELKRVTEERDILKKGRSVLCQAVRVKYAFIERHAQEHSVRRMCLCMKVHPSGYYTWKADPMSPRAQDDQRLLGLLKHAWLESGGVYGYRKLTLDMRDLGESCGKHRVARLLKLEGLRSQTGYRRRPGMRGGKPAVVAPNHLQRQFTVAEPNQSWVTDITYIRTHEGWPYLAVVVDLFSRQVVGWSMGNRIDTGLVLDALVMALWRRRPKQPVTVHSDQGRQFTGHDWQDFLRDHNLISSMSRRGNCHDNAVAESFFQLLKRERIRRQIYPTRDAAKADVFHYIEMFYNPKRRHGTAGDTSPVEFERRHSQRLKSV; the protein is encoded by the exons ATGAGCAAGCAGAGATACCCCGAAGAATTCAAGATCGAAGCGGTCAAGCAGATCACCGAACGAGGCCACAAGGTGGCCGATGTGTCGGCCCGGCTTGGCGTCAGCCAGCACAGCCTGTATCAATGGATCAAAGCCAGGCAGATGTCGCCTAACCAGCACCAAGCGCAGGGCTCGCAAGCCGACGAGATGCGCCGCCTGAAGGCTGAACTCAAGCGTGTGACCGAGGAGCGCGATATCTTAAAAAAGG GCCGCAGCGTACTTTGCCAAGCAGTCCGGGTGAAGTACGCATTTATCGAGCGGCATGCACAGGAGCACAGCGTGCGCCGCATGTGCTTGTGTATGAAGGTGCACCCCAGTGGCTACTACACCTGGAAGGCCGATCCGATGAGCCCCCGTGCCCAGGACGATCAACGGCTGCTGGGCCTGCTCAAACACGCGTGGTTGGAGAGCGGTGGCGTGTACGGCTACCGCAAGCTCACCCTGGACATGCGCGATCTGGGCGAGTCCTGCGGCAAGCACCGCGTGGCCCGATTGCTCAAACTCGAAGGACTGCGCTCGCAGACCGGCTATCGCCGTCGCCCTGGCATGCGTGGTGGCAAGCCTGCGGTCGTCGCGCCCAACCACCTGCAGCGCCAGTTCACCGTGGCTGAGCCCAATCAATCCTGGGTGACCGATATCACCTACATCCGCACTCATGAGGGCTGGCCGTACCTGGCCGTGGTGGTCGATCTGTTCTCGCGTCAGGTGGTCGGCTGGTCCATGGGTAACCGCATCGATACCGGCCTGGTGCTCGATGCGCTGGTGATGGCCTTGTGGCGTCGTCGACCCAAGCAGCCAGTCACGGTGCATTCGGATCAGGGCCGTCAGTTCACTGGGCATGACTGGCAGGACTTCCTACGCGACCACAATCTGATCTCCAGCATGAGCCGTCGCGGCAACTGCCATGACAACGCGGTGGCCGAGAGCTTCTTCCAGTTGCTCAAGCGCGAACGCATCCGCCGCCAGATCTATCCAACGCGCGATGCCGCCAAGGCCGATGTCTTCCACTACATCGAGATGTTCTACAACCCAAAGCGGCGCCACGGCACTGCCGGAGATACTTCGCCGGTAGAGTTCGAACGCCGCCATTCCCAACGGCTCAAAAGTGTCTAG